The genomic interval GATGCTTAATGAACTTATGTTCGCGCTTTGGGAGACTTTGTACATGGTTGCCCTGTCCACTATTTTTTCGGGTATATTCGGGTTTGCCGTGGCGATCGTGATGATACTTACGGAGACCGGAGGACTAAGGCCGAATAAGGCCGTCTACTCCATACTGAACGTTATAGTCAACCTGCTGCGCTCGTTCCCGTTCATCATCCTTATGATCGCAATAATACCTCTCACCAGGCTGATCGCCGGCACTTCCATAGGAAGCACCGCCTCGATCGTTCCTCTGACCATAGCGGCGACTCCTTTTGTTGCACGTCTTATGGAGGGAAGCCTTCTCGAGGTCGATCCGGGAGTCGTTGAGGCGGCAAAGTCGTTCGGAGCCGGTGACATGCAGATCATCTTTGGAGTGATGGTCAAGGAGGCAATGCCGTCGATAGTCCTCAACTGGGCTGTGGTCGCGATCAACCTTCTGGGATACTCGGCAATGGCAGGCGTTGTCGGCGGCGGAGGGTTGGGAGACCTTGCGATAAAATACGGATACAACAGGTTCCAGACTGACGTCATGGTCTATTCCGTAGCGATACTGATCGTAATAGTGCAGGTCATCCAGTCAATTGGCAACAGGGTCTACGAAAAAATCAAATAGCATACTGAGGATCAAGGACAAAAAAGTTCTTTCGAGGAGGTGGAGCCTATCGATAACGAGAGCGACATGTACAGCATGCGCACCAGAACAACAAGGATGCCGCGAAGTACTCAGGCGGCAACGACCTGTGGGGCTCAGCCCCCTAATAAGAAGAAAGGAATGTGTCAGATATGAAGAAAATTGCATTGGCGGTCCTGCTATCCCTGATCATCCCCGCGGCCCTTTTTGCGGCAGACAAGAGCATTACTGTCGGAGTCACCCCATTTCCCCACAAGGATATAATGGTAATAGTCAAGGACCTTCTCAAAAAACAGGGTTATGAACTTAATATAAAGGAATTTACCGACTATGTGACGCCGAACACCGCACTTGCCGAGGGAAGCCTTGACGCTAACTTTTTCCAGCACGTTCCCTACCTCGAAAACACAAACAAGGAGAAGAAGCTGGATCTTGTATGGGTGGCAAAGGTACACATCGAGCCTCTCGGCCTCTATTCGAACAAGATCAAGAAGCTGAGTGAACTGAAAAAGGGTGCCCAGATAGCCATACCCAACGATGCCACCAACTGCGCAAGGGCCTTGAGGCTGCTGGAGAAAAACGGCCTGATAAAAGTGAAGGCGGGAGAGCTTGTAACTGCGAAGGACATAACGGACAATCCTAAGAAAATAAAGATAAGGGAGATCGAGGCAGCCCAGCTTCCAAGGACCCTTCCCGATGTGGACGCATCCGTGATCAACACCAATTTTGCCGTTGAAGCAAAGCTGATCCCGGCAAAGGACGCTATCGTCATCGAGGGAAAGGACTCCCCCTATGCCAACGTAATAGCAGTAAGGGCTGCGGACAAAAACAGCCCTGCTGTGAAGGCGCTCGTTAAGGCAGCGAATTCCCCTGAAGTCAAAAAGTTCATCGAAACCGAACTTGTTCCAAAGGGAATCGTCCCGGCATTCTAAGAGGGATCACCGGGCAGAGTACTGTATATTTAAAGATAAAGAAAAAGAGGGGGCTTCCTGAGAAGCTCCCTCTTTTATATGAGTGTTCAGTGAATATTAGAAGTAAAGTTCGTACTCCTGGGGGGTAGGGGCGTTATAAACGTACTCTGCCTCAGCCTTTTTGGCCTTTACCCAGAGTTCGATAAGCTTATCCGGGAAGACCGGTGCGAGGTATTCCCTGTCGTTCTCAAGTCCCTTCAGAACTGAATTGAGGTCGAGGGGAAAGGTCAGTTCATCCTTGGCTTCCTGTGACTGGTAGCCCATCTCAACGGGGTCTTGTCCCTTGAGTATCCCGTCAGCTCCGGCAAGGACCATTGCTGCAAGGAAGAAATAGATGTTGGCGGAAGCGTCGCCGGTACGATACTCTATGCGTGTCTCTTCTTTGCTGACGTATCCCGGTATCCTAACAGCCGCGGCACGCGATCCCTTTGCAAAAGTGGCACTTACGGGGGCCTCGTATCCGTGCACCAGACGCCTGTAGCTGTTGGTGCTGGGGCATGCGAAAGCCAGGAGGCTGCCCGAAAGGCTGTGCTTAAGTATGCCCGCGGTGTAGGAGAGGCCGGTTTCCGACAGATTGAAAAGTTTTTTGCCCGGGAAAATGGATTTTTTCTTTTTCTCGAGGAACTGGTGCACGTGCATACCGTTGCCGGGCATCTTGTAGAGAGGTTTGGGCATGAATGTCACATAAAGGCCCATCTCATCGGCGACCTGCCTTATTATCCACTTGGCCAGGGAGACCTGGTCCCCTGCCTTGTCGATGTCCATGAAATCAAGCTCTATTTCGAGCTGTGATATCGCCACTTCATGATGGTGGTACTTGACGGGTATCTCTGCTATCTCCATCAGGCGGACCGTTTCGTTGCGGAAGTCCATATACCTGTCCTCCGGCGGCATCCTGTGGTATGCCTTGTGGGGGTCTACCCTTGGTGCTGAGGAAAAGCCATCGCCCATGCCTTCGGCTGACGTCACCCTGTACGAGGCGTGGTCGGTCCCGGTCGAGTATTCTACATCCTCAAAGGCGTAGTACTCAAGCTCCACCAGAACCTTTGCGTTGTCTGCTATACCCTCTTTTTTGAGGAATTCCTTCGTCATTTTCACAATGTTCCGGGGATACTGATCGAACTCCTCTCTGTCGGTAGATACTACATCGCAGAGTACGTGGAGCATCCTGTAATCGCCCCGTATTTCGAAGAAAGCGGTGGACATGTCGGGTATCGCCACCATGTCAGAGTTGCTGACCTTGGCGTATCCGTAATTGGAAGCGTCAAATCCTATGCCTTCTTTCATCACTTTTTCGCTGACATAGGTGTGCGGCAGAGAGACGCTTCGGATATTTCCCAATATGTCCACCATGAGTAAGTTGACAAAATCAGCATCCTCAAGGTTCCCGTTAAAACGTTCAAGCTCCATTCGTTATCCCTCCGTGGGTTGTCTTTGATAGCGGATCCATCATTTTTTTGGTGGAATAGCAGAGAGTTTAGCACGATAAGGGGTATATTGGAAATATAAAA from Synergistaceae bacterium DZ-S4 carries:
- a CDS encoding ABC transporter permease, yielding MLNELMFALWETLYMVALSTIFSGIFGFAVAIVMILTETGGLRPNKAVYSILNVIVNLLRSFPFIILMIAIIPLTRLIAGTSIGSTASIVPLTIAATPFVARLMEGSLLEVDPGVVEAAKSFGAGDMQIIFGVMVKEAMPSIVLNWAVVAINLLGYSAMAGVVGGGGLGDLAIKYGYNRFQTDVMVYSVAILIVIVQVIQSIGNRVYEKIK
- a CDS encoding glutamine synthetase beta-grasp domain-containing protein, with protein sequence MELERFNGNLEDADFVNLLMVDILGNIRSVSLPHTYVSEKVMKEGIGFDASNYGYAKVSNSDMVAIPDMSTAFFEIRGDYRMLHVLCDVVSTDREEFDQYPRNIVKMTKEFLKKEGIADNAKVLVELEYYAFEDVEYSTGTDHASYRVTSAEGMGDGFSSAPRVDPHKAYHRMPPEDRYMDFRNETVRLMEIAEIPVKYHHHEVAISQLEIELDFMDIDKAGDQVSLAKWIIRQVADEMGLYVTFMPKPLYKMPGNGMHVHQFLEKKKKSIFPGKKLFNLSETGLSYTAGILKHSLSGSLLAFACPSTNSYRRLVHGYEAPVSATFAKGSRAAAVRIPGYVSKEETRIEYRTGDASANIYFFLAAMVLAGADGILKGQDPVEMGYQSQEAKDELTFPLDLNSVLKGLENDREYLAPVFPDKLIELWVKAKKAEAEYVYNAPTPQEYELYF
- a CDS encoding MetQ/NlpA family ABC transporter substrate-binding protein, whose protein sequence is MKKIALAVLLSLIIPAALFAADKSITVGVTPFPHKDIMVIVKDLLKKQGYELNIKEFTDYVTPNTALAEGSLDANFFQHVPYLENTNKEKKLDLVWVAKVHIEPLGLYSNKIKKLSELKKGAQIAIPNDATNCARALRLLEKNGLIKVKAGELVTAKDITDNPKKIKIREIEAAQLPRTLPDVDASVINTNFAVEAKLIPAKDAIVIEGKDSPYANVIAVRAADKNSPAVKALVKAANSPEVKKFIETELVPKGIVPAF